From Caldanaerobius fijiensis DSM 17918, a single genomic window includes:
- a CDS encoding dodecin family protein, giving the protein MAVVNVLNIVGDSTISWDDAIQKAVQEASKTIKNISGIEVKNQTANVKDGKIVEYKANIEVAYRVDNNNF; this is encoded by the coding sequence GTGGCTGTTGTAAATGTCTTAAATATAGTAGGTGATTCAACTATTAGTTGGGATGATGCTATACAAAAAGCTGTACAAGAAGCGTCCAAGACAATAAAGAATATTTCTGGAATTGAAGTAAAAAATCAAACGGCAAATGTAAAGGATGGCAAAATAGTGGAATATAAGGCGAATATTGAAGTGGCGTATAGGGTGGATAATAATAACTTTTAA
- a CDS encoding DUF2953 domain-containing protein, whose product MYILLVLLLFLLMFFTPLKFNLGLKRVKNNDSILFSVNLYFLKIAKVEVNYLDFLFRKDSNELRYNIILKYIFPILLNKKRKKQVSYKRMREMLSDIFELYIKYLKAINYITKRTYINKIDIFIQLGLYDAALTAIFAGFLYTVINTILALTSSYIKFTDVPAVSIKPDFNELRFDLFANSIIVIRLGHIIIGGFLILLGGLKNERASNRRFNENNNGKFERYG is encoded by the coding sequence TTGTATATTTTGCTAGTTTTATTATTATTTTTGTTAATGTTTTTTACACCGTTGAAATTTAATCTCGGTCTTAAAAGGGTTAAAAATAATGACTCAATACTTTTTTCTGTTAACCTATATTTTTTGAAAATTGCAAAAGTTGAAGTTAATTATCTTGATTTTTTATTTCGGAAAGATAGCAATGAATTAAGATACAATATAATATTGAAATATATATTTCCTATTTTATTAAATAAAAAGAGAAAAAAGCAAGTAAGCTATAAACGAATGAGGGAAATGTTAAGTGATATATTCGAACTATATATTAAATATCTAAAAGCTATAAACTACATAACAAAAAGGACATACATAAATAAGATAGATATATTTATACAGTTAGGGCTTTATGATGCTGCTTTAACTGCCATTTTTGCAGGGTTTTTATATACTGTTATTAATACAATTTTAGCATTAACTTCGTCTTACATAAAATTCACAGATGTTCCTGCAGTAAGCATTAAACCTGATTTTAACGAATTAAGGTTTGATTTATTTGCCAATAGTATAATTGTGATAAGATTAGGTCACATTATTATTGGAGGATTTTTGATATTACTGGGAGGTTTGAAAAATGAGCGAGCATCCAATAGAAGGTTTAATGAAAACAACAATGGAAAGTTTGAAAGATATGGTTGA
- the scpB gene encoding SMC-Scp complex subunit ScpB, with product MTDDELKGIIEGILFISGSKISKKDLIDFFSLDEKRLNLLIDQINEEAKVKKRGIMISKLNDGYQMCTNPEFHKYISEFYRMEKELELSQAALEVLAIIAYNQPITRQQIEEIRGVRSDKAIATLLDKDLIMEVDRLDTIGHPILYGTTEEFLRCFNLQSIDDLKKLE from the coding sequence ATGACGGATGACGAATTGAAAGGCATCATAGAAGGTATACTTTTTATTTCCGGTTCTAAAATTTCAAAGAAAGATTTAATAGATTTTTTTTCATTAGATGAAAAAAGATTGAATTTGCTTATAGATCAAATAAATGAAGAAGCCAAGGTAAAAAAAAGGGGTATCATGATATCAAAATTGAACGACGGCTATCAAATGTGTACAAACCCTGAGTTTCATAAATATATATCTGAATTTTACAGGATGGAAAAGGAGCTTGAATTATCGCAAGCTGCTCTGGAAGTTTTGGCAATAATTGCATATAACCAACCTATAACAAGACAGCAAATCGAAGAAATAAGAGGTGTTAGAAGCGATAAAGCCATTGCTACATTGTTGGATAAAGACCTTATTATGGAAGTAGACAGATTGGATACCATCGGTCATCCTATATTGTATGGGACTACGGAAGAATTTTTAAGGTGTTTTAATTTACAGAGCATTGATGACTTAAAAAAATTAGAATAA
- the speE gene encoding polyamine aminopropyltransferase, whose translation MELWFSENQTKDQKISVRVLEVLYSGKSNYQEIAVYKTAQYGTLLALDDIIQTNEKDEFIYHEMITHVALNTHVNPERVLVIGGGDGGAIREVLKHKSVKKATLAEIDDKVVEVSKKFLPSISCGLEDKRADIQICDGIKYIQEHRNEFDVIIVDSTDPIGPAVGLFSGQFYKMVYDALKDDGIFVAQTESPFYNVDLIKNIHRDLKELFPIVRLYLATVPTYPGGLWTFTLGSKIYDPLNVKSFEDIDTKYYSPEIHNSAFVLPPFVKNIINAR comes from the coding sequence ATGGAGTTGTGGTTTTCAGAAAATCAAACAAAAGATCAGAAAATATCTGTACGAGTATTAGAAGTTTTATATTCTGGTAAATCCAATTATCAGGAAATAGCCGTTTATAAAACAGCACAGTATGGAACACTGTTAGCTTTAGATGATATAATACAGACCAATGAAAAAGATGAATTCATATATCATGAAATGATAACCCATGTGGCATTAAACACACATGTAAATCCGGAAAGGGTGTTGGTAATTGGTGGTGGTGACGGTGGAGCTATAAGAGAAGTATTAAAGCACAAGTCTGTAAAGAAAGCCACATTAGCAGAAATTGATGACAAAGTAGTGGAAGTAAGTAAGAAATTTTTACCGTCCATAAGTTGTGGTTTAGAAGACAAAAGAGCTGATATACAGATATGTGACGGCATTAAATACATCCAGGAACATAGAAATGAATTTGACGTTATAATTGTTGATTCAACAGATCCTATTGGTCCCGCTGTAGGTCTGTTTTCCGGGCAATTTTATAAAATGGTTTATGATGCACTGAAGGATGATGGTATATTTGTAGCGCAAACTGAGTCGCCATTTTACAATGTAGATCTGATTAAAAATATACACAGGGATTTAAAGGAGTTATTCCCGATTGTGCGTCTTTATCTTGCAACAGTACCGACATATCCGGGTGGACTTTGGACTTTTACTTTAGGATCGAAAATATATGATCCATTAAATGTAAAGTCCTTTGAAGATATAGATACGAAATATTATTCTCCAGAAATACATAATAGTGCATTTGTGCTTCCGCCCTTTGTGAAAAATATAATAAATGCGAGGTAG
- the ytfJ gene encoding GerW family sporulation protein — MSEHPIEGLMKTTMESLKDMVDVNKIVGDPVETPDGSVIIPISKLSFGYAAGGGEYEVQKQKKKNESEQQSNQSEGSDKMAYQKPFAGGSGAGVTVKPIAFLVVGQGQIKLLPVDTNVTADKIIDLIPALIDDIQEFFNLKTKKTNTTVVS; from the coding sequence ATGAGCGAGCATCCAATAGAAGGTTTAATGAAAACAACAATGGAAAGTTTGAAAGATATGGTTGACGTAAATAAGATTGTGGGAGATCCCGTTGAAACGCCTGATGGTTCAGTGATTATACCTATTTCAAAGTTGAGCTTTGGTTACGCTGCAGGTGGTGGCGAGTACGAAGTACAAAAACAGAAGAAAAAAAATGAAAGTGAGCAGCAGTCTAATCAGTCAGAAGGTTCAGATAAGATGGCTTACCAAAAGCCTTTTGCAGGTGGAAGTGGTGCAGGTGTTACAGTCAAACCCATAGCTTTTTTAGTAGTAGGGCAGGGCCAGATAAAATTATTACCTGTTGATACCAATGTAACAGCAGATAAAATCATTGATTTAATACCAGCTTTGATAGATGATATTCAGGAATTTTTTAATTTAAAAACAAAAAAAACTAATACAACAGTTGTATCATAA
- a CDS encoding site-2 protease family protein produces the protein MSFHEYAHAVVSYKLGDPTPKAQGRLTLNPLAHIDPVGFLTLWIIGFGWAKPVAINPMYYKDVKKGEFLTAIAGPLSNVLMAFVSLLIIYAGGYELVVIGPILHQLYIYNIVLAVFNIIPVPPLDGSKILYSLLPYRYSYVLEQYENFGQILLLILLFTGIISRVMGPLVNLVDFGLRSIISIV, from the coding sequence ATGTCGTTTCACGAATATGCTCATGCTGTAGTTTCATATAAATTAGGTGATCCCACTCCAAAAGCACAGGGGAGATTGACTTTAAATCCCCTGGCACATATAGATCCCGTAGGTTTTCTTACCCTTTGGATAATAGGATTTGGATGGGCAAAGCCTGTTGCGATAAATCCTATGTATTATAAGGATGTAAAAAAAGGGGAATTTCTTACAGCAATTGCAGGACCTCTCTCGAATGTTTTAATGGCTTTTGTCAGCCTTTTAATAATATACGCTGGTGGTTATGAGTTGGTGGTAATAGGACCAATTTTGCATCAACTATATATTTATAATATTGTCTTGGCCGTATTTAATATTATCCCAGTTCCGCCTTTAGATGGTTCCAAGATACTATATTCGCTTTTACCTTATAGATATTCTTATGTCTTAGAACAATATGAAAATTTTGGTCAAATATTACTTCTTATTTTATTGTTCACAGGTATTATATCAAGGGTAATGGGACCGTTGGTGAATCTTGTAGACTTTGGATTAAGATCGATTATATCAATCGTATGA
- a CDS encoding sulfide/dihydroorotate dehydrogenase-like FAD/NAD-binding protein, with protein MNALKRLECVDAGSEYCPCYLAEVGECLTCSQLQGKAFCDCNWRGVCIYQEYVWAGYKSKSNRITYVSDVISITPISDNAFMMELSVNSILSRELSQPGSYIFLRPEDTVSYFDTPISIMDSDLQKHTIKIAVQVLGPKTKVLNKNSKKVIIRGPYWNGLFGLKYVKALKNQNALIILRGIAQAPGLLLVKKLANQHNNIVVIVDEGKIGKDIITDDIRPYCKEIYHADLLSFSGQQLLQNLIAEQNLNFVYSGGSDEQHINILNYIDIYNPKVMLAVSNNQTMCCGEGVCGSCQITLDEINVKTCKVQVDVRRLIERRVLHD; from the coding sequence GTGAATGCGTTGAAAAGGCTTGAATGTGTAGATGCTGGAAGTGAATACTGCCCTTGCTATTTAGCAGAAGTTGGTGAATGTCTTACGTGTTCACAGTTACAAGGCAAGGCTTTTTGTGATTGCAATTGGAGAGGGGTATGCATTTATCAAGAATATGTGTGGGCCGGTTATAAGAGCAAAAGCAATAGAATTACATATGTATCTGATGTTATTTCCATTACTCCTATAAGCGACAATGCATTTATGATGGAGTTAAGCGTCAACAGCATATTGTCAAGAGAACTTTCACAACCTGGTTCTTATATATTTTTAAGGCCAGAAGATACAGTCTCATATTTTGATACACCTATATCGATTATGGATTCTGATTTGCAAAAGCATACTATCAAAATTGCTGTTCAGGTTTTGGGCCCCAAGACAAAAGTTTTAAATAAGAACTCTAAAAAAGTAATAATAAGAGGTCCATATTGGAATGGACTTTTTGGATTAAAGTATGTAAAAGCTCTCAAAAATCAAAACGCACTTATCATCTTAAGAGGTATTGCTCAAGCTCCAGGACTTTTACTTGTAAAAAAGTTAGCTAATCAACACAATAATATCGTTGTTATAGTGGATGAAGGGAAAATTGGCAAGGATATCATAACGGATGATATACGGCCTTATTGTAAAGAAATCTATCATGCAGATTTATTGTCTTTTTCCGGACAGCAACTTCTACAAAATTTGATTGCTGAACAAAATTTAAATTTTGTGTATAGCGGCGGATCTGACGAACAACACATTAACATATTAAATTATATTGACATATATAATCCAAAAGTTATGTTAGCAGTTTCAAATAATCAGACTATGTGTTGTGGAGAAGGAGTATGTGGCAGCTGTCAAATAACGTTGGATGAAATTAATGTAAAAACATGTAAAGTTCAAGTTGATGTGAGAAGACTCATTGAAAGGAGAGTTTTACATGATTAG
- a CDS encoding segregation and condensation protein A, protein MVKLENFEGPLDLLIYLIEKAKVDIVDISITSIADQYIDYISTMESIDMDLASEFLLMASTLLKLKSESLLPNDNNNIQLSIDEVDSKEALRQKLIEYKKYKSYAQALVNKYKSRKIFYRNKTIFSDDFAVSKVRLKKIPVEKLKNVYAKVIKKNNISARQKQFTLDHIKNIKPLNVEEKIEYLKRIISIKKTITFFYLVSLSNEKSEIIAYFLAILEMLRLNQLCAIQEKIFGDIILRGVINDG, encoded by the coding sequence GTGGTAAAATTAGAGAATTTCGAAGGCCCCTTGGATTTACTTATATATCTTATAGAAAAGGCAAAAGTTGATATCGTTGATATTTCTATAACGAGTATTGCAGATCAATATATCGATTATATTAGCACCATGGAATCCATAGATATGGATCTGGCGAGTGAATTTTTGTTAATGGCATCTACGTTATTAAAGCTAAAGTCTGAAAGCTTACTTCCTAATGATAATAATAATATACAATTGAGCATCGATGAAGTTGATTCGAAAGAAGCTCTTAGGCAGAAATTGATTGAGTATAAAAAATATAAATCTTATGCACAAGCGTTAGTTAATAAATATAAATCTCGAAAGATATTTTACAGAAATAAAACTATTTTTTCAGATGATTTCGCCGTATCAAAGGTAAGGTTAAAAAAAATTCCTGTAGAAAAGTTGAAAAATGTTTATGCGAAAGTTATAAAAAAGAACAATATTAGTGCAAGGCAAAAACAGTTTACATTAGATCATATTAAAAATATAAAACCTTTAAATGTGGAAGAGAAGATAGAATATTTAAAGCGAATCATTAGTATAAAAAAGACAATAACTTTTTTTTACCTTGTGAGTTTATCCAATGAAAAAAGTGAAATTATAGCATATTTTTTAGCCATATTAGAAATGCTCAGGTTAAACCAATTATGTGCTATACAAGAAAAAATTTTTGGTGATATTATTTTGAGAGGTGTTATAAATGACGGATGA
- the spoVAD gene encoding stage V sporulation protein AD, with protein sequence MAVKKIGKQTVKLQNPPSIIAYASVVGPKEGDGPLKEYFDQIEQDDYLGEKCWEKAECKMLQNAIILAMQKAKITTADVDYLLAGDLLNQIISSSFTARQLQIPYIGLYGACSTMSESLSLGALLIDGGFADYVIAATSSHFSSAERQYRFPLELGTQRPLTAQWTVTGAGATVLSSSGDGPYITYITTGRVLDLGIKDANNMGAAMAPAAVDTIKTHFSDTGFGPDDYDLIITGDLAKIGKDLTLELLKKDGIDISNIYTDCGIEIYDCERQDTHAGGSGCGCSAVVLNGYILTEIKKGTFKRVLFMATGALLSTTSSQQGESIPGIAHAVTIEMR encoded by the coding sequence ATGGCAGTCAAGAAAATAGGCAAACAGACGGTTAAATTGCAAAATCCACCTTCTATCATTGCATATGCATCGGTAGTTGGTCCAAAAGAAGGTGATGGACCTTTAAAGGAATATTTTGACCAAATAGAGCAAGATGATTATCTAGGGGAAAAATGCTGGGAAAAAGCTGAGTGTAAGATGCTACAAAACGCTATAATACTGGCAATGCAAAAAGCCAAGATAACTACTGCCGACGTAGACTATCTTTTGGCAGGAGATCTTTTGAATCAAATAATTTCGTCGAGTTTTACGGCAAGGCAACTCCAAATACCTTATATTGGTCTATATGGCGCGTGTTCTACAATGAGTGAATCATTAAGTCTTGGAGCATTACTTATAGATGGTGGTTTTGCAGATTATGTGATTGCAGCTACATCAAGTCATTTTTCATCAGCCGAAAGACAGTATAGGTTTCCTCTGGAATTGGGCACGCAGAGGCCTTTAACGGCTCAATGGACGGTTACAGGTGCTGGGGCCACTGTTCTTTCGTCTTCTGGTGATGGTCCATATATAACTTATATAACAACAGGTAGAGTTTTGGACCTGGGTATAAAAGATGCCAACAATATGGGAGCAGCTATGGCACCCGCCGCTGTTGATACTATTAAAACTCATTTTAGTGACACAGGTTTTGGCCCTGATGATTATGATTTAATTATAACCGGAGATTTGGCAAAAATAGGCAAGGATTTAACTTTGGAACTATTAAAAAAAGATGGCATAGATATTAGCAATATTTATACCGACTGTGGAATTGAAATATATGATTGCGAGAGACAGGATACCCATGCCGGTGGTAGCGGTTGTGGGTGTTCAGCAGTAGTTTTAAATGGTTATATTTTAACAGAAATAAAAAAAGGTACTTTTAAAAGAGTGCTCTTTATGGCTACAGGAGCATTGCTTTCAACAACAAGCAGTCAGCAAGGAGAGTCTATTCCTGGTATTGCTCATGCTGTAACAATCGAAATGAGGTGA
- a CDS encoding pseudouridine synthase codes for MLERLQKYMAKSGVASRRKCEELIRKGCVKLNGRVVTDMGVKVNPDVDIIQVNGKIIKPQKKKIYILLNKPVGFITTVKDQFNRPTVMDLIGYQRERLYPVGRLDYDTSGLLILTNDGELTYKLTHPSHEITKTYLATLQGVPDEEDLRRFRTGLKIDNYVTSPAEISILKIFNSRSLVEIKIHEGKNRQIRKMCEKIGHPVISLKRIAIGDITLEGLKEGQWRYLSDEEIEYLRKL; via the coding sequence ATGCTAGAAAGATTGCAAAAATACATGGCAAAATCTGGAGTTGCCTCGAGAAGAAAATGTGAAGAGCTTATACGAAAAGGTTGTGTGAAATTAAACGGACGTGTTGTTACTGATATGGGTGTAAAGGTAAATCCTGACGTGGATATAATTCAGGTTAACGGAAAAATAATTAAGCCGCAAAAAAAGAAAATATATATTCTATTGAATAAACCTGTAGGGTTTATCACAACAGTCAAAGATCAATTTAACAGACCAACAGTTATGGATCTTATAGGTTATCAACGAGAAAGATTATATCCTGTAGGTAGACTGGATTATGACACGTCAGGACTTTTGATCTTAACTAACGACGGTGAACTTACATATAAGCTCACCCATCCCAGCCATGAAATTACAAAAACGTACTTAGCTACTTTGCAAGGCGTTCCAGATGAAGAAGATTTGAGGCGTTTTAGAACCGGTTTGAAAATTGATAACTATGTAACGTCACCTGCAGAAATAAGTATACTTAAAATCTTTAATAGCAGATCTCTGGTTGAAATAAAAATTCATGAGGGTAAGAATAGACAAATAAGAAAGATGTGTGAAAAAATTGGACATCCTGTTATTTCACTAAAGCGAATTGCAATAGGAGATATTACTTTAGAAGGATTAAAAGAAGGACAATGGCGATATTTGTCTGATGAAGAGATTGAATATCTTCGCAAATTGTAG
- a CDS encoding FAD-dependent oxidoreductase: MIRVVIIGGGWAGCAAALTARKAGAEVILLEKTDMLTGLGLVGGIMRNNGRYTGAEEIKALGAEELINITDAAARHVNINFPGHQHANLYDVTKVEPMVRKILEEKGVDIRLMTRAVDVEMEGRSIKSVVLADESTIKGDVFIETTGSTGPMGNCLKYGNGCSMCILRCPSFGPRVSISYRAGVEDILGMRADEVYGAFSGSCKLNKDSLSEEIREKLNRDGVVILPVPKEDINIGKLDLKVCQQYALPEYAENIILLDTGHAKLMTPFYPLEKLRKIPGLERARYEDPYSGGKGNSVRYLSMAPRNNAMKVMGVDNLLCAGEKAGLFVGHTEAMATGSLAGHNSVRLAMGIPLLELPRNTATGDLIAYANENIKTREGLKLRYTFAGSVFFERMKQQGLYSVDPEEIRNRIKRIGLLDIYKEKLV, from the coding sequence ATGATTAGAGTAGTAATAATAGGAGGAGGATGGGCGGGGTGCGCTGCTGCACTTACTGCAAGAAAAGCTGGAGCAGAAGTTATTTTATTAGAAAAAACCGATATGTTAACAGGTTTAGGCCTTGTGGGTGGCATAATGAGAAATAACGGTAGATATACGGGTGCCGAGGAAATAAAAGCCCTTGGTGCTGAAGAATTAATTAATATAACGGATGCTGCAGCAAGACATGTTAACATAAACTTTCCTGGACATCAACATGCTAATCTATATGATGTGACAAAAGTGGAGCCAATGGTCAGGAAAATATTAGAGGAAAAAGGTGTTGATATCCGCCTTATGACAAGAGCTGTAGATGTGGAGATGGAAGGAAGAAGTATTAAATCTGTGGTTTTAGCTGACGAATCAACTATAAAAGGTGATGTGTTTATTGAAACCACAGGCTCTACAGGGCCCATGGGCAACTGTTTAAAGTACGGTAATGGTTGTTCGATGTGTATTTTAAGATGTCCTTCTTTTGGGCCTAGAGTAAGTATAAGTTATAGGGCAGGGGTAGAAGATATATTAGGGATGAGAGCCGATGAAGTATATGGTGCTTTTAGTGGTTCTTGTAAATTAAATAAAGACTCTCTGAGCGAAGAAATTCGAGAAAAACTTAATAGGGATGGAGTTGTAATTTTACCCGTCCCCAAAGAAGATATTAATATAGGGAAACTAGACCTTAAAGTATGCCAACAATACGCATTGCCAGAATACGCTGAAAATATAATACTGCTAGATACAGGTCATGCAAAGCTTATGACACCATTTTATCCTCTTGAAAAGCTCAGAAAGATTCCGGGTTTAGAAAGGGCTCGTTATGAAGATCCGTATTCGGGCGGTAAAGGTAATTCTGTAAGATATCTGTCAATGGCACCAAGAAATAATGCTATGAAAGTAATGGGAGTGGATAATCTACTATGTGCTGGAGAAAAGGCAGGATTATTTGTAGGTCATACAGAAGCCATGGCAACAGGTAGCCTGGCAGGTCACAACAGTGTAAGGCTTGCAATGGGAATACCCCTTCTTGAGCTACCAAGGAATACTGCGACAGGCGATCTTATCGCATATGCCAATGAAAATATTAAAACTCGTGAGGGATTAAAATTACGCTATACCTTTGCAGGTTCAGTGTTCTTTGAAAGGATGAAACAACAGGGGTTATACTCAGTAGATCCCGAGGAAATAAGGAATCGTATAAAGAGAATAGGTTTACTTGATATATACAAAGAAAAATTGGTATAA
- the spoVAE gene encoding stage V sporulation protein AE has product MDYLKAFVVGGFICVIAQILIDKTKLTSARVLVVYVVAGAVLSGLGIYQRLVDFGGAGATIPLTGFGHSLVQGTIKAIKKEGLIGVLTGGFQASAGGLGAAVVFGYIFSILFKPKTKP; this is encoded by the coding sequence ATGGATTATTTAAAAGCCTTTGTAGTAGGAGGTTTTATTTGTGTGATAGCCCAAATTCTTATAGACAAAACTAAATTGACTTCCGCCCGAGTACTTGTGGTATATGTGGTGGCGGGAGCTGTTTTAAGTGGATTAGGTATATATCAACGTTTGGTGGATTTTGGCGGTGCAGGAGCTACAATTCCGCTGACAGGGTTTGGGCATTCTCTCGTACAGGGTACAATAAAAGCCATAAAAAAAGAAGGATTGATAGGAGTATTAACAGGAGGATTTCAAGCAAGTGCGGGTGGACTGGGTGCTGCAGTGGTTTTTGGTTATATATTCAGCATATTGTTTAAACCAAAAACAAAGCCTTGA
- the spoVAC gene encoding stage V sporulation protein AC produces MDRTKQVIDEKEYQKLVNQKEPKPTLLKNIVWAFTVGGLICVLGQFFLNYFISKGMNPKDAGTPVSIIMVFLGAFFTGLGWYDLLGKRAGAGSIVPITGFANSVVSPAIEFRREGLVFGVGARMFQIAGPVIVFGISTAAIIGLIYYLVDKF; encoded by the coding sequence ATGGATAGAACAAAGCAGGTTATTGATGAAAAAGAATATCAAAAACTAGTCAATCAAAAAGAACCTAAACCCACATTATTAAAGAATATAGTCTGGGCATTTACTGTTGGTGGTTTGATATGTGTACTGGGGCAGTTTTTTTTGAATTACTTTATATCAAAGGGTATGAATCCTAAAGATGCCGGAACACCTGTTTCAATTATAATGGTATTTTTAGGCGCTTTTTTTACCGGTTTAGGCTGGTATGATCTGCTTGGTAAAAGAGCTGGAGCAGGGTCTATTGTGCCTATAACGGGGTTTGCTAATTCTGTTGTATCACCTGCTATAGAATTTAGAAGAGAAGGATTGGTATTTGGTGTTGGTGCCAGAATGTTTCAAATTGCAGGTCCTGTTATTGTTTTTGGAATAAGTACAGCGGCAATAATCGGTTTGATATACTATCTGGTTGATAAATTTTAA
- a CDS encoding D-alanyl-D-alanine carboxypeptidase family protein translates to MKKKIIYLCFFLWVILFRYNTVYAGQDIPKISAKAAVVMDAKTGRVLYAKNEDLRLPMASTTKIMTTILAIEKGRLDDVVRISQKAACVEGSKIYLKPNEKIRLEDLLYGVMLESGNDAAIAVAEHIGGNLSEFVQMMNAKALSIGAYDTHFDNPHGLDAGIDNHYTTARDLAIITAYGLKNPIFSKIVSTKNKSVSYGNNEYRYFTNHNKMLWKYPGADGVKTGYTRKAGRCLVTSATRKGMQLIVVTLNDPDDWKDTENLLNYSFDNYSYRKIISKGQILKTIRVYNGRQQHISLYASSDVYLPVKNEEINLFRINFMVPAYIYAPISKDSIIGYGTIYIGEDKLAKVNLLASIHVQYNKPNIRDLIKNVI, encoded by the coding sequence ATGAAGAAGAAAATAATATATTTATGCTTTTTTCTATGGGTAATCCTTTTTAGATACAATACAGTTTATGCAGGCCAGGATATTCCTAAAATAAGTGCAAAAGCTGCTGTAGTTATGGATGCCAAGACAGGAAGGGTTCTTTATGCCAAGAATGAGGATCTTAGACTTCCAATGGCAAGTACTACTAAAATTATGACCACAATACTTGCGATCGAAAAAGGAAGATTAGATGATGTTGTCAGAATTTCACAAAAGGCTGCTTGTGTTGAGGGATCAAAGATATACCTTAAACCTAACGAAAAAATTCGACTGGAAGATTTACTATATGGGGTTATGCTGGAGTCGGGAAATGATGCAGCCATTGCTGTTGCTGAACACATAGGTGGAAACTTAAGTGAGTTCGTTCAGATGATGAACGCTAAAGCTTTGAGCATAGGTGCATATGATACCCATTTTGATAATCCACATGGCTTAGATGCGGGTATTGATAATCACTATACCACGGCACGAGATCTAGCAATTATAACGGCGTATGGATTGAAAAATCCCATTTTTTCTAAAATAGTATCCACAAAAAACAAGTCAGTATCCTATGGTAATAATGAATATAGATATTTTACCAACCATAATAAGATGTTGTGGAAATATCCAGGTGCAGATGGAGTAAAAACCGGTTATACTAGAAAAGCCGGCAGATGCCTTGTTACATCTGCCACAAGGAAAGGTATGCAGTTAATCGTAGTTACACTTAATGATCCTGATGATTGGAAGGATACGGAAAATCTCTTAAATTATAGTTTTGATAATTATAGTTATAGAAAAATAATTTCAAAAGGACAAATATTAAAAACTATACGTGTATATAATGGTAGACAGCAGCATATATCGTTATATGCTTCTTCAGATGTTTATTTACCTGTTAAAAACGAAGAAATAAACCTTTTTAGAATAAATTTTATGGTTCCCGCATATATATATGCGCCAATTTCCAAGGATTCAATAATTGGTTATGGGACTATTTATATTGGAGAAGATAAACTAGCAAAAGTTAATTTATTGGCTTCTATTCATGTTCAATACAACAAACCAAATATAAGAGATTTGATTAAAAATGTTATTTAG